A single window of Carassius auratus strain Wakin chromosome 9, ASM336829v1, whole genome shotgun sequence DNA harbors:
- the LOC113108689 gene encoding phosphatidylinositol N-acetylglucosaminyltransferase subunit A-like isoform X1 — protein MREHGGLHITMVHRKRGHTHAPKTPSSVDTHSSSSTLRHTDHELGMKHRICMVSDFFYPNMGGVESHIYQLSQCLIEKGHKVVIATHAYGDRRGIRYLTSGLKVYYLPLQVMYNQSTATTCFHSLPLLRCVFVRERITIVHAHSSFSAMAHDALFHAKTMGLNTVFTDHSLFGFADLSSVLTNKLLTVSLCDTNHIVCVSFTSKENTVLRAALDPEIVSVIPNAVDPTDFTPDPCRRDNSKVTIVVISRLVYRKGIDLLSGIIPELCAKHPDLCFLIGGEGPKRIILEEVREKYQLHDRVRLLGALDHKDVRDVLVQGHIFLNTSLTEAFCMAIVEGASCGLQVVSTRVGGIPEVLPDELVTLCEPSVRSLCDGLETVIARIRTGNVASPATIHRKVRTLYTWRNVAERTEKVYNRVCREPVLPFSERLHRLWSQCGAVAGSIFSFFAVISFLFLLLLQWLRPDHLIDVAIDSSGPHSRTGQQLSKKKVKHYTQLCQD, from the exons ATGAGGGAGCACGGAGGACTTCACATCACCATGGTCCACAGGAAGAGAGGTCACACTCATGCCCCTAAAACTCCTTCATCTGTGGACACACACTCCTCCAGCAGCACACTGCGACACACTGATCATGAGCTGGGCATGAAGCACAGGATATGTATGGTGTCAGACTTCTTCTACCCAAACATGGGTGGTGTGGAGAGTCACATCTACCAGCTCTCACAGTGCCTCATAGAGAAGGGCCATAAGGTCGTGATCGCAACTCATGCATACGGAGACCGTCGTGGGATTCGCTACTTGACCAGTGGACTGAAGGTGTATTATCTGCCACTGCAG gtcatgtataatcagtccacaGCGACCACCTGCTTTCACAGTTTGCCGTTACTCCGGTGTGTGTTCGTGCGTGAACGCATCACAATCGTGCACGCCCACAGCTCCTTCTCTGCGATGGCCCATGATGCTTTGTTCCATGCCAAGACTATGGGACTCAACACCGTATTCACAGATCACTCTCTCTTTGGATTTGCAGACCTGAGCTCTGTACTGACCAATAAGCTGCTGACTGTCTCTCTGTGTGACACCaatcatattgtgtgtgtgtcgttCACTAGTAAAGAGAACACTGTACTGCGAGCCGCTCTTGACCCCGAGATCGTCTCTGTCATCCCTAATGCTGTCGACCCCACTGACTTCACCCCTGACCCCTGTCGCCGGGACAACAGCAAGGTTACAATTGTGGTCATCAGTCGACTGGTTTACAGGAAAG GGATTGATTTACTAAGTGGAATCATTCCTGAGCTATGTGCAAAGCATCCAGATCTCTGCTTTCTGATTGGTGGAGAGGGACCCAAAAGAATCATACTTGAAGAGGTTCGAGAAAAATATCAACTTCATGACCG GGTCCGTCTGCTGGGAGCTCTGGATCATAAAGATGTGAGGGATGTTCTTGTTCAGGGTCATATCTTTCTCAACACTTCTCTCACCGAGGCCTTCTGTATGGCTATAGTGGAAGGAGCCAGCTGTGGGCTGCAG gtgGTGAGCACCCGTGTTGGAGGAATACCTGAAGTCCTCCCTGATGAGTTGGTGACTCTGTGTGAACCATCAGTCCGTTCCCTTTGTGATGGCTTGGAAACTGTTATTGCGAGAATACGCACAGGAAATGTGGCGTCTCCTGCCACCATCCACCGCAAGGTCCGAACACTGTACACTTGGAGAAACGTTGCCGAGCGCACAGAAAAG gtgtatAATCGGGTGTGCAGGGAGCCCGTTTTGCCATTTTCTGAGCGACTGCACAGACTGTGGTCTCAGTGTGGTGCTGTGGCGGGCTCGATTTTCTCCTTTTTTGCTGTTATTAGCTTCCTCTTCCTGCTTCTCCTGCAGTGGCTCCGCCCAGATCATCTGATTGATGTTGCTATAGACTCATCAGGTCCCCACAGCCGAACGGGACAGCAGCTTAGTAAGAAGAAAGTAAAACACTACACTCAGCTGTGTCAGGATTAA
- the LOC113109364 gene encoding ankyrin repeat and SOCS box protein 11, whose translation MAVVHAEVNVWSKPWDHRFQLYGGHVCNTLMADSWDDRTPLHDAALQGRLLPLRRLLSQGYSVGMATLDGITPLHEACVGGHFTCAKLLLEHGADANAVSFDGATPLFRACFSGNPALVSLILIYSSVHHPAHLQSSPLHEAAKRGHTACVELLLSHGVNVDTEVPSIGTALYCACQSKATECVQSLLISGADVHCGRGLDTPLHAATRVGGAKEVELLLEHGADRTSRNSEGKKALELTSDQSIKHLLQTTGPCSLSQLSRWCIRRSLGQKGLNKTKMLCLPHLLHNYLLYH comes from the exons ATGGCTGTGGTTCATGCTGAAGTGAATGTCTGGAGTAAGCCATGGGATCACAGGTTTCAGTTGTATGGAGGACATGTGTGTAATACACTAATGGCAG ATTCCTGGGATGACAGAACACCTCTTCATGATGCTGCTTTACAAGGAAGATTGCTGCCATTACGAAGACTGCTTTCACAG GGATATAGTGTGGGAATGGCTACATTAGATGGAATCACACCACTGCATGAAGCATGTGTTGGAGGCCATTTCACCTGCGCTAAACTTCTCCTGGAACATGGTGCTGAT GCCAATGCTGTCTCTTTTGATGGAGCCACTCCTCTCTTCAGAGCATGCTTTAGTGGAAACCCCGCCCTCGTCAGCCTCATTCTGATCTACAGTTCTGTCCACCATCCAGCTCATCTGCAGAGCTCACCTCTCCATGAAGCAGCAAAGAGAG GTCACACAGCATGTGTTGAACTGCTGCTGTCTCATGGTGTGAATGTGGACACGGAGGTTCCCAGCATAGGAACAGCGCTGTACTGTGCATGTCAATCCAAGGCAACAGAATGTGTACAGAGCCTGCTGATCTCCG GTGCTGATGTACATTGTGGGCGGGGTCTTGACACACCTTTACATGCTGCAACCAGGGTGGGCGGGGCAAAAGAGGTGGAGCTACTGTTAGAGCATGGGGCTGATCGGACCTCAAGGAACTCTGAAGGAAAGAAAGCTCTGGAGTTGACATCAGATCAGAGCATCAAACATCTCTTGCAAACAACAG GTCCATGCTCCCTGTCTCAGCTGTCCAGATGGTGTATTCGACGTTCCCTGGGACAAAAAGGACTAAACAAAACCAAGATGCTTTGCTTACCACATCTCCTGCACAATTATCTTCTCTATCATTAA
- the LOC113108689 gene encoding phosphatidylinositol N-acetylglucosaminyltransferase subunit A-like isoform X3 produces the protein MMLCSMPRLWDSTPKENTVLRAALDPEIVSVIPNAVDPTDFTPDPCRRDNSKVTIVVISRLVYRKGIDLLSGIIPELCAKHPDLCFLIGGEGPKRIILEEVREKYQLHDRVRLLGALDHKDVRDVLVQGHIFLNTSLTEAFCMAIVEGASCGLQVVSTRVGGIPEVLPDELVTLCEPSVRSLCDGLETVIARIRTGNVASPATIHRKVRTLYTWRNVAERTEKVYNRVCREPVLPFSERLHRLWSQCGAVAGSIFSFFAVISFLFLLLLQWLRPDHLIDVAIDSSGPHSRTGQQLSKKKVKHYTQLCQD, from the exons ATGATGCTTTGTTCCATGCCAAGACTATGGGACTCAACACC TAAAGAGAACACTGTACTGCGAGCCGCTCTTGACCCCGAGATCGTCTCTGTCATCCCTAATGCTGTCGACCCCACTGACTTCACCCCTGACCCCTGTCGCCGGGACAACAGCAAGGTTACAATTGTGGTCATCAGTCGACTGGTTTACAGGAAAG GGATTGATTTACTAAGTGGAATCATTCCTGAGCTATGTGCAAAGCATCCAGATCTCTGCTTTCTGATTGGTGGAGAGGGACCCAAAAGAATCATACTTGAAGAGGTTCGAGAAAAATATCAACTTCATGACCG GGTCCGTCTGCTGGGAGCTCTGGATCATAAAGATGTGAGGGATGTTCTTGTTCAGGGTCATATCTTTCTCAACACTTCTCTCACCGAGGCCTTCTGTATGGCTATAGTGGAAGGAGCCAGCTGTGGGCTGCAG gtgGTGAGCACCCGTGTTGGAGGAATACCTGAAGTCCTCCCTGATGAGTTGGTGACTCTGTGTGAACCATCAGTCCGTTCCCTTTGTGATGGCTTGGAAACTGTTATTGCGAGAATACGCACAGGAAATGTGGCGTCTCCTGCCACCATCCACCGCAAGGTCCGAACACTGTACACTTGGAGAAACGTTGCCGAGCGCACAGAAAAG gtgtatAATCGGGTGTGCAGGGAGCCCGTTTTGCCATTTTCTGAGCGACTGCACAGACTGTGGTCTCAGTGTGGTGCTGTGGCGGGCTCGATTTTCTCCTTTTTTGCTGTTATTAGCTTCCTCTTCCTGCTTCTCCTGCAGTGGCTCCGCCCAGATCATCTGATTGATGTTGCTATAGACTCATCAGGTCCCCACAGCCGAACGGGACAGCAGCTTAGTAAGAAGAAAGTAAAACACTACACTCAGCTGTGTCAGGATTAA
- the LOC113108689 gene encoding phosphatidylinositol N-acetylglucosaminyltransferase subunit A-like isoform X2 has protein sequence MHGGLHITMVHRKRGHTHAPKTPSSVDTHSSSSTLRHTDHELGMKHRICMVSDFFYPNMGGVESHIYQLSQCLIEKGHKVVIATHAYGDRRGIRYLTSGLKVYYLPLQVMYNQSTATTCFHSLPLLRCVFVRERITIVHAHSSFSAMAHDALFHAKTMGLNTVFTDHSLFGFADLSSVLTNKLLTVSLCDTNHIVCVSFTSKENTVLRAALDPEIVSVIPNAVDPTDFTPDPCRRDNSKVTIVVISRLVYRKGIDLLSGIIPELCAKHPDLCFLIGGEGPKRIILEEVREKYQLHDRVRLLGALDHKDVRDVLVQGHIFLNTSLTEAFCMAIVEGASCGLQVVSTRVGGIPEVLPDELVTLCEPSVRSLCDGLETVIARIRTGNVASPATIHRKVRTLYTWRNVAERTEKVYNRVCREPVLPFSERLHRLWSQCGAVAGSIFSFFAVISFLFLLLLQWLRPDHLIDVAIDSSGPHSRTGQQLSKKKVKHYTQLCQD, from the exons ATG CACGGAGGACTTCACATCACCATGGTCCACAGGAAGAGAGGTCACACTCATGCCCCTAAAACTCCTTCATCTGTGGACACACACTCCTCCAGCAGCACACTGCGACACACTGATCATGAGCTGGGCATGAAGCACAGGATATGTATGGTGTCAGACTTCTTCTACCCAAACATGGGTGGTGTGGAGAGTCACATCTACCAGCTCTCACAGTGCCTCATAGAGAAGGGCCATAAGGTCGTGATCGCAACTCATGCATACGGAGACCGTCGTGGGATTCGCTACTTGACCAGTGGACTGAAGGTGTATTATCTGCCACTGCAG gtcatgtataatcagtccacaGCGACCACCTGCTTTCACAGTTTGCCGTTACTCCGGTGTGTGTTCGTGCGTGAACGCATCACAATCGTGCACGCCCACAGCTCCTTCTCTGCGATGGCCCATGATGCTTTGTTCCATGCCAAGACTATGGGACTCAACACCGTATTCACAGATCACTCTCTCTTTGGATTTGCAGACCTGAGCTCTGTACTGACCAATAAGCTGCTGACTGTCTCTCTGTGTGACACCaatcatattgtgtgtgtgtcgttCACTAGTAAAGAGAACACTGTACTGCGAGCCGCTCTTGACCCCGAGATCGTCTCTGTCATCCCTAATGCTGTCGACCCCACTGACTTCACCCCTGACCCCTGTCGCCGGGACAACAGCAAGGTTACAATTGTGGTCATCAGTCGACTGGTTTACAGGAAAG GGATTGATTTACTAAGTGGAATCATTCCTGAGCTATGTGCAAAGCATCCAGATCTCTGCTTTCTGATTGGTGGAGAGGGACCCAAAAGAATCATACTTGAAGAGGTTCGAGAAAAATATCAACTTCATGACCG GGTCCGTCTGCTGGGAGCTCTGGATCATAAAGATGTGAGGGATGTTCTTGTTCAGGGTCATATCTTTCTCAACACTTCTCTCACCGAGGCCTTCTGTATGGCTATAGTGGAAGGAGCCAGCTGTGGGCTGCAG gtgGTGAGCACCCGTGTTGGAGGAATACCTGAAGTCCTCCCTGATGAGTTGGTGACTCTGTGTGAACCATCAGTCCGTTCCCTTTGTGATGGCTTGGAAACTGTTATTGCGAGAATACGCACAGGAAATGTGGCGTCTCCTGCCACCATCCACCGCAAGGTCCGAACACTGTACACTTGGAGAAACGTTGCCGAGCGCACAGAAAAG gtgtatAATCGGGTGTGCAGGGAGCCCGTTTTGCCATTTTCTGAGCGACTGCACAGACTGTGGTCTCAGTGTGGTGCTGTGGCGGGCTCGATTTTCTCCTTTTTTGCTGTTATTAGCTTCCTCTTCCTGCTTCTCCTGCAGTGGCTCCGCCCAGATCATCTGATTGATGTTGCTATAGACTCATCAGGTCCCCACAGCCGAACGGGACAGCAGCTTAGTAAGAAGAAAGTAAAACACTACACTCAGCTGTGTCAGGATTAA